In Streptomyces dangxiongensis, one DNA window encodes the following:
- a CDS encoding ABC transporter substrate-binding protein yields the protein MTGRRRTRSTFPPVPSRAVRATALAAGAVALCTSLTAACGVVPGATGGSGDDPVKVMTWAPQDTDATNKPGMPAMARAYARWVNAHGGIHGHRLQVLTCNDHNDSVGAAKCARRAADENVVAVVGSYSQFGDSFLAPLEGAGIPYIGGYGVTNDEFTGSMSYPVNGGQPALLAGLGEALADGCGNVALVRPDSIAGDQLPTMLDSGLRVAGHPDAGDQPAAEDATEYGGQAERALRYATGDTARKGCVVPALGDRTDTFMDSFRRARDDFPRVRTATVLGSVDQTVIDATGGASGPYEGAYITGWYPVASDPRWAPMKKVINEEAFGDNRIDPADAGVQTTWIAYTVLRAALERIGGGEVSADTVRHTLGGGLRVSTGGLTPTLRWPYESRLAAVGFPRLVNADVTLQVVRDGRLVAARKGVGRGTGITDMTSTLEHADVP from the coding sequence ATGACCGGCAGGCGACGCACCCGCAGCACCTTTCCTCCCGTACCGTCCCGTGCTGTCAGAGCCACCGCCCTCGCGGCGGGCGCCGTGGCTCTCTGTACGTCGCTGACCGCCGCGTGCGGGGTCGTCCCCGGTGCCACGGGGGGCTCCGGGGACGACCCCGTCAAGGTGATGACCTGGGCCCCGCAGGACACCGACGCGACCAACAAGCCCGGCATGCCGGCGATGGCCCGCGCCTACGCCCGCTGGGTCAACGCGCACGGAGGCATCCACGGCCACAGGCTCCAGGTGCTGACCTGCAACGACCACAACGACAGCGTGGGCGCGGCGAAGTGCGCCCGGCGGGCGGCGGACGAGAACGTCGTCGCGGTCGTCGGCTCCTACAGCCAGTTCGGCGACTCCTTCCTCGCCCCTCTGGAGGGCGCCGGCATCCCCTACATCGGCGGCTACGGCGTCACCAACGACGAGTTCACCGGCTCCATGTCCTACCCGGTCAACGGCGGCCAGCCCGCCCTCCTGGCCGGGCTCGGCGAGGCCCTCGCGGACGGCTGCGGCAATGTCGCCCTGGTCCGGCCCGACAGCATCGCCGGCGACCAGTTGCCCACGATGCTCGACTCGGGGCTGCGGGTGGCCGGGCACCCGGACGCCGGCGACCAGCCGGCCGCGGAGGACGCCACCGAGTACGGCGGCCAGGCCGAACGGGCGCTGCGTTACGCGACCGGGGACACGGCGCGGAAGGGCTGTGTGGTGCCCGCGCTCGGGGACCGCACGGACACCTTCATGGACTCCTTCCGGCGGGCCCGCGACGACTTCCCGCGGGTGCGCACGGCGACCGTGCTGGGCAGCGTCGACCAGACCGTGATCGATGCCACCGGCGGGGCGTCGGGCCCCTACGAGGGGGCGTACATCACCGGCTGGTACCCGGTCGCCTCCGATCCGCGGTGGGCCCCGATGAAGAAGGTGATCAACGAGGAGGCCTTCGGCGACAACCGCATCGATCCCGCGGACGCCGGTGTGCAGACCACCTGGATCGCCTACACCGTCCTCAGGGCCGCCCTGGAGCGGATCGGTGGCGGCGAGGTGAGCGCCGACACCGTGCGGCACACCCTCGGCGGCGGCCTGCGCGTCTCCACCGGCGGCCTCACCCCGACCCTGCGCTGGCCCTACGAGAGCAGGCTCGCCGCGGTCGGCTTCCCGCGGCTGGTCAACGCCGACGTCACCCTCCAGGTCGTCCGGGACGGCAGGCTGGTCGCGGCCCGCAAGGGCGTCGGCCGCGGCACCGGGATCACCGACATGACGTCGACCCTGGAGCACGCGGACGTGCCGTGA
- a CDS encoding SCO4402 family protein: protein MTVQGSENTSRRGRRSSTMGGMPLNDMPWWRWRSNVRSALHMLSDPVFQRDVWLAGADGFGDVTDAVYRLVEDTWLDNWSAEKYVGTVFRDSQEAALVDTAVLRVLRIMHQVGPDAPVATYLEHPGWPEAVRAARDAHVRMSVSDGDDPEAPPKSLDILRIQTRSA, encoded by the coding sequence ATGACCGTGCAAGGTTCGGAGAACACTTCCCGTCGCGGCCGTCGCTCCTCCACCATGGGCGGCATGCCCTTGAACGACATGCCGTGGTGGCGGTGGCGCAGCAACGTGCGCTCGGCGCTGCACATGCTCTCCGACCCGGTGTTCCAGCGGGACGTCTGGCTGGCCGGTGCGGACGGCTTCGGTGACGTCACCGACGCCGTGTACCGGCTGGTGGAGGACACCTGGCTGGACAACTGGTCCGCGGAGAAGTACGTCGGCACCGTCTTCCGCGACTCGCAGGAGGCGGCGCTCGTCGACACCGCCGTGCTGCGGGTGCTGCGGATCATGCACCAGGTCGGGCCGGACGCGCCGGTCGCCACGTACCTGGAGCATCCCGGGTGGCCGGAGGCGGTGCGGGCGGCGCGTGACGCGCACGTGCGGATGTCGGTGAGCGACGGGGACGACCCGGAGGCGCCGCCGAAGAGCCTGGACATCCTGCGCATCCAGACCCGCAGCGCGTAG